The following proteins are encoded in a genomic region of Lachnospiraceae bacterium KM106-2:
- a CDS encoding SSU ribosomal protein S16p, producing the protein MAVKIRLKRLGQKKAPFYRVVVADSRAPRDGKFIEEIGTYDPTREPSAFNVNEEAAKKWLSNGAQPTETVAKLFKNAGISK; encoded by the coding sequence ATGGCAGTTAAAATCAGATTAAAAAGATTAGGACAAAAAAAGGCACCTTTCTATAGAGTAGTTGTTGCTGACTCAAGAGCACCTAGAGATGGTAAATTCATCGAAGAAATCGGAACTTATGATCCAACTAGAGAACCAAGTGCTTTCAACGTAAACGAAGAAGCAGCTAAAAAATGGTTATCTAACGGAGCTCAACCAACTGAAACTGTTGCAAAACTTTTCAAAAACGCTGGTATTTCTAAATAG
- a CDS encoding lipoprotein B has product MFFRKGETAITALLIRYGIWGIVFAGVAEAILLPLPMETVSIPVYLANPDLAFLYSGILVICSVIGSVIGYKVADLFGCLFLKKVEDLKAVQKVRGWYDRNVIVTLLTSAVTPIPYEIYVVSAGLCEVDGKRFVIGCLLSRMLRHLPQGILITFGGNEILQFVKEHLVIVVIIIVVGVFLYRLIAKRIEKYCR; this is encoded by the coding sequence ATGTTTTTTAGAAAGGGGGAGACAGCCATTACTGCTTTACTTATTCGATATGGTATTTGGGGAATTGTGTTTGCGGGGGTTGCGGAGGCTATTTTGTTGCCGCTTCCGATGGAAACGGTTTCGATACCGGTATATTTGGCTAATCCGGATTTGGCGTTTCTTTATTCGGGAATTTTAGTTATTTGTTCGGTGATCGGGTCGGTGATCGGGTACAAGGTTGCGGATCTGTTTGGGTGTCTCTTTTTGAAGAAGGTGGAGGATCTGAAGGCGGTGCAGAAAGTTAGAGGGTGGTATGATCGAAATGTGATCGTTACGCTTCTTACTTCGGCAGTTACACCGATTCCTTATGAAATCTATGTGGTTTCTGCGGGGCTTTGTGAGGTTGATGGGAAGAGATTTGTTATTGGTTGTCTGCTTAGCAGGATGTTACGACATTTGCCACAGGGGATTTTGATTACGTTTGGTGGTAATGAGATCCTTCAATTTGTGAAGGAGCACTTAGTGATCGTGGTAATTATAATTGTGGTAGGTGTATTCTTGTATCGTTTGATTGCAAAAAGAATAGAGAAATATTGTCGATAG
- a CDS encoding [FeFe]-hydrogenase maturation protein HydE yields the protein MKQLIDKLHLERTLTKDEFIHLIDNHTEEDSEYLFELARKVSNQYYGNEVYIRGLIEFSSYCKNDCYYCGIRCGNKKAERYRLSKEEILSCCRAGHELGYRTFVLQGGEDPYYTDDKMVEIVRAIRTEFPDCAITLSIGEKEKESYQAFYEAGANRFLLRHETADDTHYGKLHPEKMSLKHRKQCLYDLKEIGFQVGCGFMVGSPYQTTECIVEDLQFIQELQPAMVGIGPFIPHKDTPFHAEPAGTLEDTLFMLGILRLMLPKVLLPATTALGTINPKGREKGILAGANVCMPNLSPTNVRKKYSLYDNKICTGDEAAECRMCLQRRMKSIGYEVVEKRGDTMMDEWN from the coding sequence ATGAAACAATTAATTGACAAGCTTCACCTAGAGCGAACACTAACAAAAGATGAATTCATTCATCTCATTGATAATCATACAGAAGAGGATAGCGAGTATTTATTTGAGCTGGCCAGAAAGGTGAGTAATCAATACTACGGTAATGAAGTGTATATCCGTGGGCTGATCGAATTCAGCAGTTATTGTAAAAATGATTGTTATTATTGTGGGATTCGATGTGGTAACAAGAAAGCGGAACGATACCGTCTGTCAAAAGAAGAGATCCTTTCTTGCTGTAGAGCAGGACATGAGCTTGGTTATCGTACTTTCGTACTTCAAGGTGGCGAGGACCCTTATTACACAGATGATAAAATGGTTGAAATTGTAAGAGCGATTCGCACTGAGTTCCCAGATTGTGCGATCACTCTTTCTATCGGGGAAAAAGAGAAAGAAAGTTATCAGGCATTTTATGAGGCAGGAGCAAATCGATTTTTGTTACGTCATGAGACTGCAGATGATACGCATTATGGTAAGTTACATCCAGAGAAGATGTCGCTCAAACATCGTAAACAATGCTTATACGATCTAAAAGAGATTGGATTCCAGGTTGGATGTGGTTTTATGGTAGGTTCCCCATATCAGACGACAGAGTGCATAGTAGAAGATCTGCAATTTATACAAGAGCTTCAGCCGGCAATGGTTGGAATCGGACCGTTTATTCCACATAAAGATACACCATTCCATGCAGAGCCTGCAGGAACATTAGAAGATACCTTATTTATGCTTGGGATTCTCAGATTAATGCTTCCGAAAGTATTGCTTCCGGCAACGACAGCGCTTGGGACGATTAATCCTAAAGGCAGAGAAAAGGGAATCTTAGCTGGTGCTAATGTTTGTATGCCAAATCTTTCACCGACTAACGTTCGTAAAAAATACTCACTCTATGATAATAAGATCTGTACGGGAGATGAAGCGGCAGAATGTCGTATGTGCCTACAGAGAAGAATGAAATCCATTGGGTATGAGGTAGTTGAAAAACGTGGTGATACCATGATGGATGAATGGAATTAG
- a CDS encoding [FeFe]-hydrogenase maturation GTPase HydF: MEKSSSLNSTPSSERVHIGFFGMRNAGKSSVVNAILGQQMAIVSDVKGTTTDPVYKAMELLPLGPVVIIDTPGIDDEGELGALRIKKSRQVMNKSDGAVLIVDSLVGLSAEDQELITLFQKKQLPYLVVWNKSDETSVDFSQIPEVPSDKMIKVSAKTGDQITELKNRIAAMIPKEKPKFPIVSDLIQPMDFVVLVVPIDSAAPKGRLILPQQQTIRDVLDSNAVSIVVKETELEQTLASLGRKPKLVITDSQAFGKVSKITPDDILLTSFSILFARYKGNLSLAVEGAKALDSIEDGDTILISEGCTHHRQCDDIGTVKMPRWIKEYTGKEVNFEFTSGTEYPEDLSKYKMVVHCGGCMLNEREMKSRLAYSKDEGIPITNYGILIAYMKGILERSLRLFPDIAKKLS; this comes from the coding sequence ATGGAGAAAAGCAGTTCATTAAATAGTACGCCATCATCAGAGCGTGTTCATATTGGATTCTTTGGAATGAGAAATGCCGGAAAATCAAGTGTTGTAAATGCGATTTTGGGACAACAGATGGCCATTGTATCTGATGTAAAAGGAACTACAACAGATCCAGTTTATAAAGCGATGGAACTATTACCATTAGGACCGGTTGTGATCATTGATACGCCGGGAATTGATGATGAGGGGGAATTAGGAGCACTACGTATCAAGAAAAGCCGTCAGGTGATGAATAAATCAGATGGTGCTGTATTGATCGTGGATTCTTTGGTAGGATTATCAGCTGAGGATCAAGAACTGATTACCTTATTTCAAAAGAAGCAATTGCCATATTTAGTGGTGTGGAATAAATCAGATGAGACTTCGGTTGATTTTTCCCAGATACCAGAAGTACCAAGCGATAAAATGATCAAAGTAAGTGCGAAGACGGGTGATCAGATTACAGAATTAAAGAATCGGATCGCTGCTATGATCCCAAAAGAGAAACCAAAGTTTCCAATCGTTTCGGATCTAATACAGCCGATGGATTTTGTCGTTCTTGTTGTACCAATTGATTCAGCAGCGCCTAAGGGACGACTGATCCTTCCGCAACAACAGACGATCCGTGATGTGCTTGACTCTAATGCGGTATCGATCGTTGTCAAAGAAACGGAATTAGAGCAGACGCTAGCTTCTCTTGGCAGAAAACCAAAACTAGTCATTACTGATAGCCAGGCATTTGGAAAAGTATCAAAGATCACACCAGATGATATCTTACTTACTTCTTTTTCGATTTTGTTTGCAAGATATAAAGGTAATTTATCCTTAGCAGTAGAAGGTGCGAAAGCACTAGATTCCATTGAGGATGGCGATACCATCTTGATTTCCGAAGGATGTACGCATCATCGTCAATGTGATGATATTGGAACGGTAAAGATGCCAAGATGGATCAAAGAATATACCGGTAAAGAAGTAAACTTTGAATTTACTTCGGGAACAGAATATCCAGAAGACTTATCTAAGTATAAAATGGTAGTCCATTGTGGTGGATGTATGTTGAATGAGCGAGAGATGAAAAGCCGTTTGGCCTATTCCAAAGATGAAGGAATACCAATCACTAATTATGGAATTTTAATCGCTTATATGAAAGGGATCTTGGAACGAAGTTTAAGACTATTTCCAGATATCGCGAAAAAGCTTTCCTAA
- a CDS encoding 16S rRNA processing protein RimM, with protein MEQLLRVGVISSTHGVRGEVKVFPTTDDVTRFKTLKNVILDTGREQIALEITNVKFFKQFAILKFKGYDNINDIEKYKGKDLYVQREDAVELEEDEYYIADVIDCKVVTDEDKELGTLVDVMETGANDVLVVKTNDGKEILLPYIDDCVLNVDIEKKEILVHIMPGLLD; from the coding sequence ATGGAACAATTACTTAGAGTTGGAGTTATTTCATCCACACATGGAGTTAGAGGAGAAGTAAAGGTATTCCCGACAACAGACGATGTGACTCGTTTTAAAACATTAAAAAATGTCATTCTTGATACAGGGAGAGAGCAGATTGCGCTTGAGATCACAAATGTAAAATTCTTTAAGCAATTTGCAATTTTAAAATTTAAAGGTTATGACAATATCAATGATATTGAAAAATATAAAGGTAAAGATCTTTATGTGCAACGTGAAGACGCTGTTGAATTAGAAGAAGATGAGTATTACATCGCTGATGTGATCGACTGCAAAGTGGTAACAGATGAGGACAAGGAATTAGGAACGCTTGTTGATGTTATGGAAACAGGTGCGAATGATGTTTTAGTCGTAAAGACTAACGATGGTAAGGAAATCTTACTTCCTTATATTGATGACTGTGTATTAAATGTTGATATCGAGAAAAAGGAAATCTTAGTTCATATCATGCCAGGACTATTAGATTAG
- a CDS encoding tRNA (Guanine37-N1) -methyltransferase: MNFHVLTLFPEMIEQGFNTSITKRAMDKGLLHLDAINIRNFSNNKHNKVDDAPYGGGAGMLMQPGPVYDACQSVKEKVGECRVVYLTPQGKVFNQTMAEEFAKEKDLVLLCGHYEGIDERVLEEVVTDYVSIGDYVLTGGELGAMVMMDAIARLVPDVLHNDVSAEIESFHNNLLEYPQYTRPEEFRGKKVPEVLLSGHHGNIDKWRREQSVIRTAERRPDLLEKAELTKKEQALVDKIVSSATDI, encoded by the coding sequence ATGAATTTTCATGTACTGACATTATTCCCTGAAATGATCGAACAGGGCTTTAATACAAGCATTACAAAACGTGCTATGGATAAAGGACTGCTTCATCTTGATGCGATCAATATCAGAAATTTTTCCAATAATAAACACAATAAAGTAGATGATGCTCCATATGGTGGCGGTGCCGGAATGCTAATGCAGCCAGGACCAGTTTACGATGCTTGCCAATCGGTAAAAGAGAAAGTGGGAGAATGCCGTGTGGTCTATTTGACACCACAGGGCAAAGTATTCAATCAGACAATGGCAGAAGAATTTGCAAAAGAAAAGGATCTTGTTCTTCTATGCGGACATTATGAAGGCATTGATGAACGAGTATTAGAAGAGGTTGTTACAGACTACGTATCCATTGGTGATTACGTATTAACCGGCGGAGAGCTGGGAGCAATGGTAATGATGGACGCGATCGCACGTTTAGTACCAGATGTACTTCATAACGATGTATCTGCAGAGATTGAATCATTCCACAATAATTTATTAGAATATCCACAATATACAAGGCCAGAAGAATTCAGAGGAAAGAAAGTCCCTGAAGTATTATTATCCGGTCATCATGGCAATATTGATAAATGGAGAAGAGAACAATCGGTGATCCGAACGGCCGAGAGACGTCCGGATTTATTAGAAAAAGCGGAGCTAACGAAGAAAGAACAGGCGTTGGTGGATAAAATTGTATCCTCTGCCACAGATATTTAG
- a CDS encoding LSU ribosomal protein L19p: protein MNEIIRKIEAAQLKSEIAEFNTGDTVKVYAKVKEGNRERTQVFEGTVIKRQNGSSRETFTVRKTSNGIGVEKTWPLHSPIVEKIEVVRHGKVRRAKLNYLRTRVGKAAKVKELVK from the coding sequence ATGAACGAAATTATTAGAAAAATTGAAGCAGCTCAATTAAAATCAGAAATCGCTGAATTTAACACAGGTGATACTGTTAAAGTATACGCTAAAGTTAAAGAAGGTAACCGTGAAAGAACTCAGGTTTTTGAAGGTACAGTAATTAAGAGACAAAATGGTAGCTCAAGAGAAACTTTTACAGTTAGAAAAACTTCTAACGGTATTGGTGTAGAAAAAACTTGGCCATTACATTCTCCAATCGTAGAAAAAATCGAAGTAGTTAGACACGGTAAAGTAAGAAGAGCTAAACTTAACTACTTAAGAACTAGAGTTGGTAAAGCAGCTAAAGTTAAAGAATTAGTTAAATAA
- a CDS encoding signal peptidase I: MAFRYHTLDNQSGEKKLVKSIIIWAVQIIIVIFLAFLLVHFGVDKTTMLGDSMKETLSNGETIVINKFSYLFMDPKRNDVIVFRQNEGEHDFYNIKRVVGLPGETIQIKKGFVYVNGKKMTESVNVEEMESAGLAKKAIKLDEGEYFVLGDNRNNSEDSRYSTIGNVVRDDIIGKAFYNVDQKKLVSSINTVKQNLLEDKK, translated from the coding sequence ATGGCTTTTCGTTATCATACACTGGACAACCAGTCAGGGGAAAAGAAACTTGTTAAGTCTATTATTATATGGGCAGTTCAGATCATTATTGTGATCTTTTTAGCATTTCTTTTAGTTCACTTTGGAGTGGATAAGACGACAATGCTTGGAGACAGCATGAAAGAAACCCTATCTAATGGCGAGACAATCGTGATCAATAAATTTTCGTATTTATTCATGGATCCAAAACGTAATGATGTAATTGTTTTCCGTCAAAACGAAGGAGAACATGATTTTTATAATATTAAGCGTGTTGTTGGACTTCCAGGAGAGACCATTCAGATTAAAAAAGGCTTTGTTTATGTCAATGGTAAGAAAATGACAGAAAGCGTTAATGTAGAAGAAATGGAATCTGCCGGATTAGCCAAGAAAGCAATTAAATTAGACGAAGGGGAATATTTCGTACTGGGTGATAATCGTAATAACAGCGAAGACAGTCGTTATTCCACAATCGGAAATGTAGTTAGGGACGACATTATCGGAAAAGCATTTTATAATGTGGATCAGAAGAAATTAGTCAGTTCCATTAATACAGTAAAACAGAACTTATTAGAAGACAAAAAATAG
- a CDS encoding 50S ribosomal subunit maturation GTPase RbgA, whose protein sequence is MHFQWYPGHMTKAKRQMQEDIKLIDVVIELVDARIPLSSKNPDIDDLAKNKSRIILLNKSDLADRNYTKQWKEWFEEKGYHVALINSKQGTGVKAVQNVILEACKEKIERDRKRGIINRPVRAMIVGIPNVGKSTFINSFAGKACAKTGNKPGVTKGKQWIRLNKNVELLDTPGILWPKFEDQTVGLRLAFIGSIKEEILNVSELALELIKFLQEHYKGVLDKRYNIETSENPVEVLGQIAEIRGCRLKGNELDLNKAAGLVMDDFRSAKLGSMTLEFPER, encoded by the coding sequence ATGCATTTTCAATGGTACCCAGGGCACATGACAAAGGCAAAACGTCAGATGCAGGAAGATATCAAACTCATTGATGTTGTAATTGAATTAGTTGATGCCAGAATCCCATTAAGCAGTAAGAATCCTGATATCGATGATCTAGCAAAGAACAAATCAAGAATTATCTTGTTAAATAAATCTGATTTAGCAGATAGAAATTATACAAAACAATGGAAAGAATGGTTTGAGGAGAAAGGCTATCATGTAGCTTTAATTAACTCTAAACAAGGAACTGGCGTAAAAGCGGTTCAAAATGTTATTTTAGAAGCATGTAAAGAGAAAATCGAACGAGATCGTAAACGTGGTATCATTAATCGCCCGGTACGTGCAATGATCGTTGGTATCCCTAACGTTGGTAAATCTACATTTATCAATAGTTTTGCTGGAAAAGCTTGTGCAAAGACTGGTAATAAACCAGGTGTTACAAAGGGAAAACAATGGATCCGTTTAAATAAGAATGTTGAGCTTTTAGATACACCAGGTATCTTATGGCCAAAATTTGAAGATCAGACAGTAGGTCTTAGACTTGCATTTATTGGTTCGATTAAAGAAGAAATCTTAAACGTATCTGAATTAGCACTTGAATTGATCAAGTTTTTACAAGAACATTACAAAGGTGTGTTAGACAAACGTTATAATATAGAGACGAGTGAAAATCCAGTGGAAGTGTTAGGACAGATTGCAGAGATCAGAGGGTGTCGTCTGAAAGGAAATGAGTTAGATTTAAATAAAGCAGCTGGTTTAGTAATGGATGATTTCCGTTCTGCAAAATTAGGTTCTATGACACTAGAATTTCCAGAAAGATAA
- a CDS encoding signal peptidase I: protein MGKYEEVEDSLEFCKDIDFYEMAFHEEKVNDRKYPHLEEYIHENDKSEKATEQESTIVEKLTHHKNNHSTGVDNVIKLVEYQEEQSKKGQGNHKADPVTQLPKEEVKQEKSKPSKKTSKKTEEIEEEKELNSLTKEIIRLVCTLLVAVAIVFSVTTFLGTYTRVKGSSMEPTLHNKDMLIIDKLTYRTSDPKQFDIIVFEHSKSEWYIKRIIGLPGQTVQIKDGKAYINGNELKDSYGLEPMDDAGQAAEPIQLGEDEYFVLGDNRNDSADSRMEYVGVVKRDKIIGKCAYRFFPFDSFGKIDHK from the coding sequence ATGGGGAAATATGAAGAAGTCGAAGATAGCCTTGAGTTTTGCAAGGATATAGATTTTTATGAAATGGCATTTCATGAGGAAAAAGTCAATGATAGAAAGTATCCCCATTTGGAAGAATATATTCATGAGAACGATAAATCCGAAAAAGCCACAGAGCAGGAATCGACAATTGTAGAAAAACTTACTCATCATAAAAATAATCATTCTACAGGCGTAGATAACGTGATCAAACTGGTGGAATACCAAGAAGAGCAAAGTAAGAAGGGACAAGGCAATCATAAGGCAGATCCTGTTACGCAATTACCGAAAGAAGAGGTTAAACAAGAGAAAAGCAAGCCATCTAAGAAAACAAGTAAAAAAACGGAAGAGATCGAAGAGGAGAAAGAATTAAATTCTCTAACGAAGGAAATCATTCGCTTAGTTTGTACTTTATTAGTTGCCGTTGCCATAGTATTCTCAGTAACTACATTTTTAGGAACTTATACAAGAGTTAAGGGGAGTTCCATGGAACCGACTCTTCACAATAAGGATATGCTCATTATCGATAAGCTGACTTATCGAACTTCTGATCCAAAACAATTTGATATTATCGTGTTTGAACATTCGAAAAGCGAATGGTATATAAAAAGGATTATTGGACTCCCAGGACAAACCGTACAGATTAAAGATGGAAAAGCTTATATCAATGGAAATGAACTGAAAGACTCTTATGGTTTAGAACCGATGGACGATGCTGGTCAAGCGGCCGAACCAATTCAGTTAGGTGAAGATGAATATTTTGTCCTCGGAGATAATCGAAATGATAGCGCAGATAGTCGAATGGAATATGTAGGCGTGGTCAAGCGTGATAAGATTATCGGAAAATGTGCTTACCGTTTCTTCCCATTCGATTCTTTTGGAAAAATAGATCATAAGTAG
- a CDS encoding ribonuclease HII has product MMLSIAKIKEQLEQADENSRKALLEEYSLDSRAGVLKLVEKYRKQEQKLQDEIARIQVLKQYERQYGDHQFICGIDEVGRGPLAGPVVAGAVILDKDVDILYLNDSKQLSEAKREALYEEIKEKAVAYAIGVVSPADIDELNILQATYKAMRIAISKLQVKPDLLLNDAVIIPQVDVEQVKIIKGDAKSVSIAAASILAKVERDRMMVEYDKLYPEYHFASNKGYGSAEHIKALKEIGPCAIHRSSFITHFVD; this is encoded by the coding sequence ATGATGTTAAGTATAGCAAAAATTAAAGAACAATTAGAACAAGCGGATGAGAACTCTCGTAAGGCGTTATTAGAGGAGTATTCTCTTGATAGCAGAGCAGGAGTATTAAAGCTTGTTGAAAAATATAGAAAGCAAGAACAGAAACTGCAAGATGAGATTGCCAGAATTCAAGTATTAAAGCAATATGAAAGGCAATATGGGGATCACCAGTTTATCTGTGGAATCGATGAAGTAGGAAGAGGACCGCTTGCTGGCCCTGTTGTTGCAGGAGCTGTTATTTTAGATAAAGATGTCGATATCTTGTATTTAAATGATAGTAAGCAATTATCGGAAGCAAAGCGAGAGGCATTATACGAAGAAATCAAAGAAAAAGCAGTTGCTTATGCGATCGGTGTCGTATCTCCTGCAGATATTGATGAATTAAACATTTTACAGGCGACTTATAAAGCAATGCGAATTGCAATTAGCAAACTACAAGTAAAACCTGATTTACTTTTAAATGATGCTGTTATTATTCCACAAGTGGATGTGGAACAGGTTAAGATCATTAAGGGAGATGCGAAGAGTGTATCGATCGCAGCCGCTAGTATCTTAGCAAAAGTTGAAAGAGATCGAATGATGGTAGAGTATGATAAACTATATCCGGAATATCACTTTGCTAGTAATAAAGGATATGGCAGTGCTGAACATATTAAAGCATTGAAAGAAATTGGACCATGTGCTATTCATCGTTCTAGCTTTATTACACATTTTGTAGATTAA
- a CDS encoding flagellar biosynthesis protein FlhB, which produces MEKKKENKAVALSYDPVDQAPRVIASGKGYVADKIIETGKDSKVPVYQDEKLTNTLSKLEIGDYIPKELYTVVADIMMFVDDCDKIKQKLGRAK; this is translated from the coding sequence ATGGAAAAGAAGAAAGAAAATAAAGCCGTTGCACTTTCTTATGATCCGGTTGATCAGGCACCTAGAGTCATAGCTTCCGGAAAAGGCTATGTAGCGGATAAGATCATTGAAACGGGTAAAGATTCAAAGGTCCCTGTTTATCAAGATGAGAAACTTACAAATACGTTATCGAAGTTAGAAATTGGAGATTATATTCCAAAAGAATTATATACAGTTGTTGCTGATATTATGATGTTTGTCGATGATTGCGACAAGATCAAGCAAAAACTAGGAAGAGCAAAATAA
- a CDS encoding Fe-S oxidoreductase, related to NifB/MoaA family with PDZ N-terminal domain: MSTIGHPITKVEPGSIAEEMEIESGDVLISINNKLIKDVFDYHYLINDTYLTVVVRKQNGEEWELDIEKDYEEDLGIGFDEGLMDHYRSCKNKCIFCFIDQMPKGMRDTLYFKDDDARLSFLQGNYITLTNMSDEDIDRIINYKLMPINISVHTTNPDLRKKMLHNRFAGDALKKIKRLYEGGIDMNSQIVLCKGFNDGEELDRSIRELSEMLPYMQSLSVVPIGMTKYRDGLAQVEKFTREDARKVLDQIHGWQEKILKEHGTRFVFASDEWYILAGYEIPKEDYYEGYGQIENGVGMVRSLTDEVIEELKNHKGDERAKVVSLATGKLAHPIIESLGKKIEEKFPNIKTKVYLIENEFFGKDITVAGLLTGQDIIKQLKEQELGDYLILPSVLLRSGTDVLLDDLTVKDIETALQIPIRIVKSDGKSFVDTVID, from the coding sequence ATGAGTACGATAGGACATCCTATTACGAAAGTAGAACCCGGCAGTATTGCTGAGGAGATGGAAATTGAAAGCGGAGACGTGCTAATTTCTATCAATAATAAACTAATTAAAGATGTATTCGATTACCATTATCTGATCAATGATACCTATTTGACTGTCGTTGTCAGAAAACAAAATGGTGAAGAGTGGGAACTTGATATTGAGAAGGATTATGAGGAAGACCTAGGAATTGGGTTTGACGAAGGCCTTATGGATCATTATCGTTCCTGTAAAAATAAATGTATCTTCTGTTTTATCGATCAGATGCCAAAAGGAATGAGAGATACCTTATATTTTAAAGATGATGACGCTCGTTTATCATTTTTACAAGGAAATTACATTACTTTGACAAATATGTCGGATGAAGATATCGACAGAATCATTAATTATAAATTAATGCCGATCAATATATCGGTTCATACGACAAATCCAGATCTTCGAAAGAAGATGCTTCATAATCGATTTGCCGGTGATGCGCTTAAGAAGATCAAACGTCTATATGAGGGCGGCATTGATATGAATAGCCAGATTGTATTATGTAAAGGCTTTAATGATGGCGAGGAACTTGATCGAAGCATTCGAGAATTATCAGAGATGCTTCCTTACATGCAAAGTCTAAGTGTAGTACCGATCGGTATGACGAAATACCGAGATGGCTTAGCGCAAGTTGAGAAGTTTACGAGAGAGGATGCTAGAAAAGTTCTTGATCAAATTCATGGATGGCAAGAAAAAATTCTAAAAGAGCATGGAACACGATTTGTGTTTGCTTCAGATGAATGGTATATTTTAGCTGGATATGAAATTCCGAAAGAAGATTACTACGAAGGCTATGGACAGATTGAAAATGGCGTTGGTATGGTAAGAAGCTTAACGGATGAAGTAATCGAAGAACTAAAGAATCATAAAGGTGATGAGAGAGCCAAAGTAGTAAGTCTTGCTACTGGTAAGTTAGCTCATCCGATCATTGAATCTCTTGGTAAGAAGATTGAAGAAAAATTCCCAAATATCAAAACAAAGGTATATTTGATTGAAAATGAATTTTTCGGTAAGGATATAACTGTTGCTGGTTTGCTTACCGGCCAGGATATTATTAAACAGTTAAAGGAACAGGAATTAGGTGATTATTTAATTCTTCCAAGCGTTTTATTACGTTCCGGAACTGATGTGTTATTGGATGATCTAACTGTAAAAGATATTGAAACCGCTTTACAAATACCAATTCGTATTGTAAAATCAGACGGAAAGTCATTTGTTGATACAGTTATTGATTAA